ACTTTCAATATATTTTTGTGACAAAACAAGCTCTTTGTATACTTCTTTGTAATCCGCCAGTGATACACCGTAATCTTGTTTTAACTGTTTGTCGGCTTGCGATCTGCTTCCTCCGGCATTTTGAATTCTTTGATTGATAGCTGCTTCAATGTTATCCAAGTCTGTTTTTTCAAGCTTGATACCTGCTTCTTTTGCCTTTATCAGTTGAATTTTAATTTCCTGGATACTATCTAGAGTAGCTTTTTTAATTTGTTCTTTTGCAGTACTTCCCTGATATTTCTGGTTCCAATCAAACTTTGCAGGGTCTGCACTTTGTGCATTCTGAAGGAATGAATTCATATTGAACTTTGACAACACCAGATATTCCTGCTTTGTAATACTTAATTCCCCTACTTTTCCAACATCACCTGAAGACATACTAAAAATAACAACTACAGCTATTACCGCAACTACCAGTACAGCTGCAATAATTCCTATAATCAGCCCTTTTGATGTCTTTTTCACTTTAGCATTTTCGTTTTCCAAAGGTTATCTCTCCCCATATTTTTATTCAAAATCTAATTTGTAACCTGAATTTTACAAATTACTTGTTGATTATAATTATATTCAATTATTCATTATACTGCAATTTAATAATGTATTGTAACAAAATCTTAATATTTGCCAAATTTTCTCTTCCCGAGGAATATATCAATTTAAATGACAAATAAGGGTTGCTGCTGGCATTAAGCATAATCCTTCTAGGGTACTTATCCATAAGCACTCCCAGATACTTGGATACTGTTGAAGCGGACTTCCGCAACTGAAACAATATTGTATCGTCCTTCTGGACAATACCGATAAAGCCGCACTCTACAGCAAGTGCCTTAATGTATGCAATGTCCATAAGATTTTCCACTTCTTCGGGTATATCTCCGTACCTGTCTATTAACTCATCTTTCAAATCAATGACGTCATTTTCATTTTGTATTGCGGCAATTTTTTTGTACATATCAATTTTTTGCTCTTCTGAACTTATATATTCATTATCTATATAAGCATTAACGTTCAGGTCAACTGCCATTTCTTCATCTGTTGTGCGTACTTCCTTGCCGCTCAACTCCTGCACAGCCTCGTCCAGTAGTTTGCAGTACATTTCGTAACCTACGGTTTCCAAATGTCCGTGCTGCTCAGATCCAAGCAGGTTTCCTGCCCCTCTTATCTCAAGGTCCCGCATTGCTATTCTGAATCCTGAACCGAATTCAGTAAATTCCTTTATAGCCTGAAGTCTTTTTTCTGCCACCTCTGAAAGAACCTTGTCCTTTTTATATGTGATATAGGCATATGCAAGCCTGTTGGATCTTCCAACCCTTCCTCTTATCTGGTAAAGTTGAGATAGGCCCATTCTGTCGGCATCTTCTACAACAATAGTATTAACGTTTGGCATATCAAGTCCTGACTCAATAATAGTAGTACATACAAGCACATCATACTCCCCGTTGATAAAGCCGTACATTACATCTTCAAGCTCTTTTTCATTCATTTTACCATGAGCAACCGCAACTCTTGCATCAGGTATCATTTTCCTGATTTCCTGTGCCTTCAGGTCAATGCCTCTTACCCTGTTGTACATATAGAAAACCTGACCATCTCTTGCCATTTCACGGATTATACCATCACGTATAAGCTCCATGTTGTATTCCATAACGTAGGTCTGAACAGGGTACCTTTCTTCCGGAGGATCCTCCAGTACACTTATATCCCTTATTCCGACCAGTGACATATGCAGGGTTCTGGGGATAGGTGTAGCTGTCAGAGTCAAGACATCAACATTTGGCTTTAACGTTTTCAATTTTTCCTTGTGGGTTACACCAAAACGCTGTTCCTCATCAATCACAAGAAGTCCAAGGTCCTTAAATTCAACATCCTTTTGCAGAAGCCTGTGTGTGCCTATGAGTATATCTGTGTTCCCGGCCTTAACAGATTTTACAATTTTCTTCTGCTCTGCCGGTGTCCTGAATCTGCTCATGACATCAACAGTTACTGGGAAATCATTCATCCTTGTCTTAAAGTTTTCATACAGCTGCTGGGCAAGGATAGTTGTAGGTGCAAGGTAAGCCACCTGCTTCCCATCCATCACGGCCTTGAATACAGCCCTTATTGCAACTTCGGTTTTGCCGTAGCCCACATCTCCGCAAAGCAGCCTGTCCATGAGCCCTTCTGACTCCATATCCTTTTTTATTTCATCTATACATTTAAGTTGATCGTCGGTTTCCTGATATGGAAACAGTTCCTCAAACTGCCTTTGCCAAACGGTGTCCTCGCTGAAAGAATGTCCCTTTGCAGACTGTCTCTGTGCATAAAGCTTTATGAGCTCCGCCGCAAGTTGCTGCAGAGATTCCTTTACACGACTCTTTGTCTTGGCCCATTCAGTACCTCCAAGCTTATTAACCCTCGGTGTTTTCCCTTCGGACCCGATGTATTTTTGGAGTAAATCCAGCTGGTTAGTTGGAATGTAAAGGAAGTCTCCTTCCTGATAACGGATTTTGAGATAATCCCTCTTAACTTCACCCACGCTGAGATTTTCAATACCGATATATTGGCCTATACCGTGAGCCTGATGTACAACAAAGTCACCAATATTGAGGTCGGAAAATGCTTTTATTTTATTGCCAGCCCTCTTTGCCTTTGCCTTTTTTATTCGTTTAGCCTGACCGAAAACCTCAATGTCACTTATTACAACAAATGCCGCGGTCGGGTATTCAAACCCTTTCTGCAGGCTGCCGTGAGTTACCACAACCTCTCCGTTCTGTATCCTGTACTCAGGATGCTCTTTGTAACTGGACATTATTTCATTAGTTGCAAGGGTTTCAACCAGTCTGTGTCCCCTCCCGCTGGGGCCTGAAAGAACAATTATTTTATATTCTCTTTTCCGAAGTTGTCCTATGTCGTCAACAAGTAAGTCTATATGGTTCTGGTAAGAGTTCCCTGACTTACAGGGTATTGATATCTGGTTATAAGGTCTGATTAGTGAGTTGTTGGATGAAATAGCAGACAATGTTATAGTCCTGAAATTCAAAATGCGATCGACTATTGAGTCTGTGGAAAAGGTCCATTGTGCTCCTTTAGGCAGAATACCGCCTTTCTCTAACAGACTCTTGGCAAGTTCTTCATGTTCAAGCTCGACGTTCTCAATCCTCTGGCTTATTCTTAAGGTTTCATCCATGATAATGATTGATTCACTCTCAATATAGTCTATTACAGAAGCTGGACTTTCTAAAATATACGGATAGTATCTGTCAATCCCCGGAAAATAATGGTGTTCAATTAAACTGTCAATATCCTCCTCAACCCGTTTTGATATATTTTTAACACCTTCTCTGTTCTCCTTCTGCTTTAACTTTTTAATGTAGTCAGCCAGATCCTTTTTTATCTTTGAAATTATTCCTTCCCTTGAAACTTCCTTGTAAACTACGTCCCTTGCGGGAGCAATTCTGCACTCATCAATTGAATTTGTAGATCTCTGTGTTGTTTCATCAAAGTGCCTAATAGAATCCACGTCAGTATCAAATAATTCAATACGAACAGGATGTTCACTGTTTACTGCAAAAACATCTATTATTCCACCTCGAACAGCAAACTGAGCTTTACCTTCCACACTTTCAACTCTTTCATAGCCATACAAAACAAGCTTTGAGACAAGCTCATCAAGATTCACCTGTGAACCGACATAGAAGTCCATTATCCCTTCTCTAAAGAGTTCAACTGGTGAAATCATCTGTATAAGCGCTTCAGCTGACATTACAACCATCTTATAGTTTCCCTCTAAACAGTTCAAAAGGGTTTTAGTCCTTTGGTATATTATATCGTTGCTTCTGGCTTCTACATTATAGAGCATAGTCTCTTTTGGAGGGTAATACAAAACATCATCCCCAAGGAAAAACGAAAAATCGTCGTAAACCCTCCTGGCCTGCATTTCATTGTATGTTATATACAGTCCTCTTTTTTGTAAATGAGTACACAAAGAATATATCAGGTGCACCTTCTGTGAATCTGACGGCCCTATAACCGATACGGGGCCCCGTTCCTCCCTGACGTTTGATAAAAGTGTATTATATTCATCTATTTTTAAGAGAGGATCTGTAAAAAAGTTCATTCCGTAACCTCCGGCTGTTCTTATTTATTATAGCTGTTCATTGCCTTTTCCGTCCCGCTTTGTGCTATCATTATTGCCGCCTGTGCAGCTTTTACAATACTTTGATCAATTACCTGTCTATCCTCTTTGGAGAATTTACTAAGAACATAGTCAGCCAGATCCCATTTTTCAGGTGCTCTTCCGATACCGATTCTCACTCTGGGAAAGCTGTCATCCTGTAATTGGTATATTATGGACTTCATTCCGTTGTGTGTGCCGGAACTGCCCTTGGGTCTTACTCTCATTTTTCCCGGTTCAAGATCAATATCATCATATATTACTATTAATCTTTCAAGAGGCAGCTTGTACCAGTCAACTATTTCCCTGACACTCTCGCCGCTCAGATTCATAAAAGTCTGAGGCTTTACAAGAATGGTTCTGATCCCCTCGATGCTGCCTTCGCCGTACAGTGCCTTAAACCCGATTTTAGAGAGTTTTATATTATACTTTACCGAAATATAATCTATGGTATCAAAGCCAACGTTATGCCTTGTATTTTCGAATTTTGTGCCGGGGTTGCCAAGCCCCACAAACAAATATACCTCTCCCATGTATGCCTGCCTCCCATCATTTGTAAACAATATATTCATGCCCAAAAGGGCGGTTCCATATAAGAACCGCCCCGGTAAATCAACCACAAATATACAGGTTATATCTGAGTAAATAATGTACTTATCGATATATCTCCATATATTCTCTCTATAGCTTCAGCAAATACTCCGGCTACAGACAAAGACTTAATCTTGTCAATTTTCTTTTCTTCGCTAAGTGTTATAGTATTTAATGTAACCATCTCTTTTATTGCCGATTCATTAATCCTTTGAATAGCCGGACCTGAAAGAACACCGTGTGTACAGCTTGCATAAACTTCCTTTGCACCCGCCTCTATCAGGGCATTAGCTCCGTTGACAATGGTTCCTCCAGTATCAATCATATCATCCACAAGAATTACTTTCTTATTTCTTATGTCACCTATTATATTCATAACTTCCGAAACATTTGCCTTAGGACGCCTCTTATCTATTATAGCCAGCGGGCAATCCAGTCTTTCGGCAACCTTTCTGGATCTCGTAACGCTGCCTACATCAGGAGAAACAACTACAACATCCTTCAGTCCTGCAAACTTTTCTTTAAAATACTCAGCAATAATAGGAAGACCCAGAAGATGATCCACAGGTATATCAAAAAACCCCTGTATCTGTGGAGCGTGCAAATCCATCGTTAATATTCTGTCTGCCCCGGCTATTGTTAAAAGATTTGCAACTAGTTTAGCGGAAATAGGATCTCTTGCTCTTGATTTTCTATCCTGTCTAGCGTAACCAAAGTACGGCATAACTGCTGTAATTCTGCCTGCCGAAGCTCTTTTTATCGCATCAATCATAACCAAAAGCTCCATAAGGTTATCATTTACGGGCTGACAAGTTGATTGAATGATAAACACATCTGAACCTCTGACTACTTCACCGATATTAACAGCGGTTTCTCCGTCACTAAACCTTCCAACATTGGCAATACCTACCGGTATCCCAATCTTTTCAGCTATTTCATCAGCTAAAGGCCTGTTGGAATTACCTGTAAATATTTTAATATCCTTTCCGTGCAGATTCATTTCAATTCTCCTTTTTATTACTTATATTATTGTGTGTTTATTTTCGCTTTAAATCTTTCTTTGTAACCCAATCCTGTTTTATTGTCTGTCTTTGCCGTGCTATTGCCAGAGAATTTTCGGGCACTTCATCCGTTATGGTGGAACCTGCGGCAATATACGCATCATTTTTTACAACAACAGGCGATACAAGATTTACATTACAACCTATAAATGAATTATCTCCAACAATTGTCTTGTTTTTGTTCTTTCCGTCATAATTTACAAAAACAACACCACAGCCTATATTAACATTTGAACCTACTTCTGCATCACCAACATATGTTAGATGTGAGATTTTAGTTCTGTCTCCGATAACTGATTTCTTGATTTCAACAAAATCTCCAATTTTAACATTTTTACCAACCTTGCTTTCCGGTCTCAAGTATGCAAATGGGCCAATATGAGTATCATCTCCTACTGAACTGTCATATGCGACTGAATTTGCTACCTCAACATTATTTCCAATCCTACAGTTGACAATTCTTGAGTTAGGGCCTATTATGGAACCCTCACCGATAACTGTATTTCCCTCAATTATGGTGTTGGGCATAATTACCGTATCCTCACCGATAACTGCACCTGAATCAATAAATGTAGATGATGGACTAATTATAGTAACACCCGACAACATAACCTTTTTCAATATAGAAGATTTGATTTCCTCCATGGCAACTGAAAGGGCTACCCTGTCATCTACTACAATAAATTGGGTTTTATCTTCCGAAGATATCATGTTTTTACTTTGGAAGGACTGAAAAATCTGGGCAATGTAAAACTTTGAAAATGACTGAATACCTAATTCATTTAAACGGTTAAGAAAATTTTTGCTTTTAAACACATAAATCGAGGCTTTCTTATTACTGGAAATAATAGCCGTAGTGTCATTCCCCTCCGATATATGTTTCTCCAGTAAATGCCTAAAAGTCTCGGCCAGTATCAGCGGCTGGTCTCCCCAGTTGATTATAAAATTCTCCGAATTGCCGATTAAATCCTTGACTCTATCAATATCATCACAATCTATTGATTGAGTTTCACCTGTAATTTCGGCTAATGCAGACCCTGACCATTGCAGTATACTTTGACCGAATATATTATGGCTCTCTACGGGATTTTTGGATTTAAACGTACTGTTATTACTGTCGGTAATGACTAATCCTACAATTTTATTCATTATTAAAGCCCCCACTGTATTTTACAGGATATATTCTCTCATTTTTATCAAATAATTTCAACCCGTTAATATAACTAAAATTTCGCTATAATTTAATACCATAATATTCCATGTGTTAGTGTGTTATATAGGTTTCTTCTCAATAAAAAAAGATACTCGTTTAAAGTATCTTTTTTGTTCTTGGAATCAATGCTTTTCTATGAGTTTTTATAGCTTTCAAGAATAGCAGTTTGAAGTTTTTCTCTCGCCTCAGCATTTATAGGATGTGCGATATCTCTGAATTCACCGTCCGGTGTTTTCCTGCTGGGCATTGCAATAAACAGGCCGCTCTGACTTTCAATTACTTTAATGTCGTGTACAACAAACTCATTGCTAAATGTTACAGAAACTACTGCTTTCATTTTTCCTTCAGTTTCAATTTTTCTGATTCTGATATCCGTTATTTCCATATTGGCGAACCCTCCAAGAAGTATTATGTTTTAGATACAATATTCGCCATAAATACTAAAAATCCTTCTTTTTGTACATTATTTTTACATATTTTTGGTTTATTTTACATAGTTATAACTAATTAACCGCTAAATATTGGGTTTTATGTCGATAGAATTATTTTCCTGCATTTCGGAAGTATTAAGTTTCATAAGAGAATGGTAGTTTCCCACAAGTTTTTTAACCGGAAGGCCCGTTTCTATCATAACTCCTATTCCAACCACCTTACTGTCAAACTGGTTTGCCAATTCTATAATACCCTTTGAAGTTCCCCCAGCTTTCATAAAGTCATCTATAAACAGAATCTTTGAATTCCTCTTCAAGGATTTCATTGGAAGTACCATTGTCTGAATTTTTTTTGCTGAGCCGGATGCGTAGTTTATGTTTACAGATGCCCCGTCTGTTGCTTCATTGTTGTGTCTTACTATTACCAGTGGAACATTGAGATATTGTGCAGTCGCAAATGCTATAGGTATACCTTTAGTTTCCACTGTAATTACACAATCAATACCCAAACCAGAAAATTTGGTAGCAAATATCATTGCCACTTTGTTAACCCATTTGGGGTTATAAATGATGTCCAGCATATATAAAAAACCGCCCGAGAGTATCCTGTCCGGGTGAGACAATTCCTTTGCGAGTTCTTCCAAAGTTTCACGTACATCCATTTCACTCACAGAAGGTATATATTTAACTCCGCCTGAAGCACCTGCTATAGTACAAATATTTCCCATAGAATTCTTTTTGAAGGTTTTTTGAAGTAAATCCAGGTCCTCGCTTATTGTAGATTTGGCAGAGCCGAACATTTCCGAAAAATATCCAAGTGTAAAAACTTTGTTTGGATTGTCGCACAATGTTTTGATTATAACAGAAAGCCTTTCATTTCTTTGGATTTTATCCATAAAATCTCCCCACATCATTAGTTTACATCATAGCTATTATACAATAATATTATGAATAATAAAACTTAAAATATAAGGATTATTCGGATTTTTTATTTTTATCTAATATTAATCCCGTATGCTTCATACAATATATAAAGGATACTCTTCTGCAAATCAATTAAGTTTAATATATTCCTTTTACATTTATATGAAAATACTGTATTATCTTTTTGAGTAGAACTTACTCTATACAGAATTCTTCAACTAATTTTATTAGCAATACAACAAGGGAGTGTTTCTTTTGAATATTAATTCTAACATTTTAGATTGTGAAAAAATTAAGTATGTCCATTTTGTAGGAATAGGCGGCTCAAGCATGAGCGGTCTCGCCGAAATTCTTTTAGCAAAAGGCTATAAGGTATCAGGCTCGGATATCAAATCCTCTAATTCTACCCAGAAATTGGAAGCAAAGGGTGCTGAAATATTTATTGGTCACCGTTCCGAAAATATTACCGATCAGGACCTCACTGTTTATACAGTTGCCGTTAAGGAGGATAATCCTGAAATAACCCGTTCAAAAGAGCTGGGTCTACCTGTCATAGATCGTGCCGAACTATTGGGGCTTCTGATGAAAAAGCATTCCTTTGGAATAGCCGTTGCAGGTACTCACGGAAAGACCACAACAACGTCTATGATAACTACAATAATGCTAGAGTCCAATACAGACCCAACCGCTCATATAGGAGGCGAGCTAGACTGTATCGGTGGAAATACCCGCATCGGTAATTCAGAATTTTTTATAACTGAGGCGTGCGAATATTATGGAAGCTTTTTAAAATTTCATCCGTTTATGGCAGTTGTCTTAAATATAGAATTAGATCATGTGGATTATTTCCGTGATTTGGAGCATATTAAGTCAATCTTTGGAGAATTTCTTGCTCTTGTTCCCAACGACGGATATATTGTGGCATGTGCCGATGATGAAAATACTCTTTCTGTCGTCAGTAAAAAAGAGTGTAACATAATTACCTACGGATTAAAAAATAAGGATGCAATGTGGACTGCTAAAGGTATAACATACAACAGTATGGGCTGTGCTTCCTTTGACGTATACAAAAAGGGAGAAAAAGTGGGAAATGTCTCCTTGTCCGTTCCAGGCCCGCATAACGTAAATAATTCACTTGCAGCTATTGCAGTAGCTTACACTTGCGGCTGCAGTATGGAAAACATAGCTTATGGACTTTCAAGATTCGGAGGAAGCCATAAGCGATTTGAATTGAAAGGCTTGGTTGATAACATTAAGGTTATTGATGACTATGCCCACCATCCGTCAGAAGTTCAGGCAACTCTCAATGCGGCAAAAAGCAGCAACCATAATAAAATATGGTGTGTTTTTCAACCCCATACCTATACACGAACAAAGGCATTTTTGGATAGGTTCTCAAAATCCTTTGGTGAGGCAGATAACATAATAATAACTGATATTTATGCAGCCCGGGAAAAAGATCCGGGGGATATACACTCAAGTATGCTGGCAGACAGGATTCGTGAGAATGGTGGTAATGCCGTATATATCAGTGATTTTCAGGATATAGCCGAGTATCTGGATAAAAAAGTAGAACCAGGAGATCTTATTCTAACAATGGGGGCAGGCGATATTGTAAGAATTGGCGAAATGTTCTTAAACCTAAGAGCAAATAAGTAAATTTTATTAGGGGGCTGTCGAAAAACTAATATTTTATCTTTCTTAGCCTGTACTTAGAGTATAAATTGTATCAATGGAAGCTTGGTTAAAGATATTTGCAGTTGTTTATAGGCGAATATGGATATTTTATCGGAAAACCTAAACGATGTACGTTTTAGCGAAACAATGAATCATGGACGATGAATGTGAGCGACGGTAAAATATTCTAGGATGAGCCGCTAGAAACTCTTGCAAATATCTTGGAAGCAATCATTGATATAATTTTATACGGGAGTATCGGCGCTTGAAACAGAAAAACATTCTTGTTTGCAACAGCCACTTTTATTCTTATGAAATTTTACTTATGCTTTTGTCATTGCAAACTTGATTTCACCTTCGGCAGCAACTTTGCCGTCTACGCTTGCCTTAACCTTTGCCTTGGTAACTCCAAGCTTGCTCACAAGAATCTCGGCTTCAAGGGTAAGAACATCCCCCGGCATTACCTGATTTTTAAACTTCATAGCTTCTATTCCGGCAAACACGCCTAATTTACCCTTGTTATCTTCTAAAACGGCAACTGCTATTCCGGCTGCCTGTGCTAAAGCTTCTACTATCAGTACCCCGGGCATTATCGGATATTCCGGGAAATGCCCTTGAAAAAACGGTTCGTTAGCGGAAACATTCTTTACAGCAACTACTTTTTTCCCCGGCTCCAGCTCTATAACCTTGTCAACCAACAGAAAGGGGTATCTGTGAGGTAATAATTCTCTGATTTCTTTATTTGTAAGCATAATAACCTCCAATTAATCTAAAAATACTTTCTTTGTACGTATTAATATGACTAGGTAATATATTCGACTATAGTATTCAAAAATCCTTTTAGCGTATAAAAATTTTATACCTAACTGCTTATTTGATCTTAACTATAAAACATCCAGCTACTGGCCTCTCAATCCCTTCATAGGACGGTCTGTTCTGGATTCTGCCATTTATTATCATCTGTGAAGTGGCTCCGCCGTCTAGCATTGCCGCATCCCTCACACCTATTTTCACTAGGAATTCACCCATTTCTTTACCCGTCATTCCTTCACTATATCCCGGCTGGCGACCATCGGCAACCACTAGTACTATCTTGCCGTTTGTTTTTATACCAATAACCGTCCTAGGGTCACGGTTACCTAAAGTTCCCGCCCATTTGTCACGTTCCGGCACTACTGATTTCCCGTTTTTTACAAGCATACTCCCGCATTCATAAGCCTGGTAATTATAACCTAAATACGGTTCTATCCTAATATTTACTTTATCACCCGTTTTTAAACCAATTTTGTCAGGCAGCGATGATTTATCGCCGTAAAAGCTGATGACATACATACCTTTTTTTATGTTAACTTCTTTTGTACTTTCAATTATAGAAATTATTTTATTGTTATCAACTATAAGTGATGTACTTTTTACTTCAGCTCTGTTTGTATTTCCGAATTTGTCAATATATAAAATTATATCATCATTTTTACCTACCCTGTTCATCTCATTTATCTTAACTCTATTACCTTTAGATTCCAAAAAAATATTGGAATAAAAGGTTTCAAATCTCGCACCCATTTTATCTAAAATAAGTACAGGACTCAATCCCGTTGATGTCGTGAGCATCTGGCCGTCTATAGCAACCATCCCTGCCGGATCACCAAATTGGTAAAAAAATCCTCCATTAACCGCTGCATATGCCCCATTCCTTTTACAAATATCAGATAATTTTTCAAATCCGAAAATATTATCAAATGACAATGCTGGCTTGAATTCAACTCTTTCGTCTCTTGGATCAAACTCCAGCATATATATTTCCTGCTTATACCCGTTTATGGTTTCTGTTGTACTCTTGTATTGAACAGGTAAAGGCTGTACTGAATTTGACGATGTATCCGGTGAATTCAAGGTGTTGTCAGCCTTTCCCGGAGTATTATTATTTGGGGAAAATAAAAATTGTCCTGCATAAATTAAAATGAAGGACAATACTAAAACCAAACCAATATTTATAATCAGTTTCTGATTATTTTTTTTCATCAAGTACCCCTCCGGTAACTTCCGCAGAGTCTCCCTGTTTATACTTTTTAGACAACTGCTTAAACATCATATCACCTAAACCGATACCTCTCTCAGATGCAACCTCACAAAGCTGATCATCAAGCATTGAATTATATATTTCGGATGCCGTATCACTTTCTATATAACCAGACTTTGGTACCGTAGCTTTCATCTGTTTGTAAAGCATACTTATAAAAAGGCTTTCAAATTCATGACATACTTCCTTCAATTCGCTGTCATTACCTTTAGCAGCAGCCTCTCTGAGTTTCTTTTCAAAACTGTCTTGAGAGATTTTCGAACTGGTGTTTCTGGCAGTATCAAATGTATTTTTTGAATTAATGCTTCCTACATCCATTAAAATTCACCTGTTTTCTATCTTCTCAAATTATTTGCTATCTGAAGCATATCGTCAGATGACTGTATTGCCTTTGAACTGACTTCATATGCTCTCTGTGCAACAATAAGCTTTACCATTTCGTCAACAACCTGTACATTGGAGGATTCAAGAAAACCCTGCTTCATAATGCTCTTAGCATTTTCATCTTCACTGACCTGAACAGGTTCTCCGGTTGCTGAATTACTTGAGTAAAGATTGTTTCCTACTGCTTCTAATGCATACTTGTTGGGAAAAATTACCATCCCTATAGTCTGATCCATAGGAACACTGACGCCTTCAGCATCCTTGTAGCTCATCTCTCCGCGGGGAGAAACTGAAAGCTCTGATATATTTACTTCAGGGTCGAATAGTATCTCCTCTCCTGAATTGTCAAGAACAGCGTATCCATCAGCGGTGGTAAGTTTCTTCATGCCGTCCTCTGTAATACTCAGCTTGAAGGAACCATCTCTTGTATACTGGACAGTTCCCTGTGGGCCCATTATAGTAAAGAAGCCTTCTCCATCTATAGCAAAATCGAGATTGGAACTTGTCTGCTCAGGGGTACCGTTTTCAAAATTTCTCACTGTGGAGCTTACTACAGTTCCATGTCCAACCTGAAGATTTACCGGCTTTCCGGCATCGTTCAGGACATATGCCCTGTCCATTGTCTGGTATAGTAAATCCTTGAACTCTGCTCTTTCCTTTTTATATCCTGTGGTATTTACGTTTGCAAGATTATTTGAAATAACATCTACATTAAACTGCTGAGCCTTCATTCCTGAGCCGGCTGTATACAATGCTCTCATCATAGCCTTTAAACCTCCAAATAAATTAAAAATATATGTTTATCGGAATCTATTATCTAACTAAGCCTATCTCATTAACTGCTTTTTCCAATGTCCCATCCTGGGCCTGAAGCACCTTCTGGTTTGCTTCGTAAGCTCTCATAACAGTGATCATATCTACCATCTCATCTATAACATTAACATTTGATTGCTCATCAAAACCCTGAATAACTGTTCCTGAGAATTCAGCTACCTCGCCGCCGTTATTCATAACAAGATTATTTCCTAGTTTTCTTAACTGAGTTGAATCTGCAAACTGAGCTATACGAAGAGTGTCAACAACAGCCCCGTTCTGCATAATATTTCCTTTGCTGTCAACTGTAAAGTCTCCTGTTTTAAGGGTTATAGGTCCTTTTTTGCCT
This genomic stretch from Ruminiclostridium cellulolyticum H10 harbors:
- a CDS encoding ribose-phosphate diphosphokinase; amino-acid sequence: MNLHGKDIKIFTGNSNRPLADEIAEKIGIPVGIANVGRFSDGETAVNIGEVVRGSDVFIIQSTCQPVNDNLMELLVMIDAIKRASAGRITAVMPYFGYARQDRKSRARDPISAKLVANLLTIAGADRILTMDLHAPQIQGFFDIPVDHLLGLPIIAEYFKEKFAGLKDVVVVSPDVGSVTRSRKVAERLDCPLAIIDKRRPKANVSEVMNIIGDIRNKKVILVDDMIDTGGTIVNGANALIEAGAKEVYASCTHGVLSGPAIQRINESAIKEMVTLNTITLSEEKKIDKIKSLSVAGVFAEAIERIYGDISISTLFTQI
- a CDS encoding UDP-N-acetylglucosamine pyrophosphorylase, encoding MNKIVGLVITDSNNSTFKSKNPVESHNIFGQSILQWSGSALAEITGETQSIDCDDIDRVKDLIGNSENFIINWGDQPLILAETFRHLLEKHISEGNDTTAIISSNKKASIYVFKSKNFLNRLNELGIQSFSKFYIAQIFQSFQSKNMISSEDKTQFIVVDDRVALSVAMEEIKSSILKKVMLSGVTIISPSSTFIDSGAVIGEDTVIMPNTIIEGNTVIGEGSIIGPNSRIVNCRIGNNVEVANSVAYDSSVGDDTHIGPFAYLRPESKVGKNVKIGDFVEIKKSVIGDRTKISHLTYVGDAEVGSNVNIGCGVVFVNYDGKNKNKTIVGDNSFIGCNVNLVSPVVVKNDAYIAAGSTITDEVPENSLAIARQRQTIKQDWVTKKDLKRK
- the mfd gene encoding transcription-repair coupling factor; its protein translation is MNFFTDPLLKIDEYNTLLSNVREERGPVSVIGPSDSQKVHLIYSLCTHLQKRGLYITYNEMQARRVYDDFSFFLGDDVLYYPPKETMLYNVEARSNDIIYQRTKTLLNCLEGNYKMVVMSAEALIQMISPVELFREGIMDFYVGSQVNLDELVSKLVLYGYERVESVEGKAQFAVRGGIIDVFAVNSEHPVRIELFDTDVDSIRHFDETTQRSTNSIDECRIAPARDVVYKEVSREGIISKIKKDLADYIKKLKQKENREGVKNISKRVEEDIDSLIEHHYFPGIDRYYPYILESPASVIDYIESESIIIMDETLRISQRIENVELEHEELAKSLLEKGGILPKGAQWTFSTDSIVDRILNFRTITLSAISSNNSLIRPYNQISIPCKSGNSYQNHIDLLVDDIGQLRKREYKIIVLSGPSGRGHRLVETLATNEIMSSYKEHPEYRIQNGEVVVTHGSLQKGFEYPTAAFVVISDIEVFGQAKRIKKAKAKRAGNKIKAFSDLNIGDFVVHQAHGIGQYIGIENLSVGEVKRDYLKIRYQEGDFLYIPTNQLDLLQKYIGSEGKTPRVNKLGGTEWAKTKSRVKESLQQLAAELIKLYAQRQSAKGHSFSEDTVWQRQFEELFPYQETDDQLKCIDEIKKDMESEGLMDRLLCGDVGYGKTEVAIRAVFKAVMDGKQVAYLAPTTILAQQLYENFKTRMNDFPVTVDVMSRFRTPAEQKKIVKSVKAGNTDILIGTHRLLQKDVEFKDLGLLVIDEEQRFGVTHKEKLKTLKPNVDVLTLTATPIPRTLHMSLVGIRDISVLEDPPEERYPVQTYVMEYNMELIRDGIIREMARDGQVFYMYNRVRGIDLKAQEIRKMIPDARVAVAHGKMNEKELEDVMYGFINGEYDVLVCTTIIESGLDMPNVNTIVVEDADRMGLSQLYQIRGRVGRSNRLAYAYITYKKDKVLSEVAEKRLQAIKEFTEFGSGFRIAMRDLEIRGAGNLLGSEQHGHLETVGYEMYCKLLDEAVQELSGKEVRTTDEEMAVDLNVNAYIDNEYISSEEQKIDMYKKIAAIQNENDVIDLKDELIDRYGDIPEEVENLMDIAYIKALAVECGFIGIVQKDDTILFQLRKSASTVSKYLGVLMDKYPRRIMLNASSNPYLSFKLIYSSGRENLANIKILLQYIIKLQYNE
- the spoVG gene encoding septation regulator SpoVG, with translation MEITDIRIRKIETEGKMKAVVSVTFSNEFVVHDIKVIESQSGLFIAMPSRKTPDGEFRDIAHPINAEAREKLQTAILESYKNS
- the pth gene encoding aminoacyl-tRNA hydrolase, which encodes MGEVYLFVGLGNPGTKFENTRHNVGFDTIDYISVKYNIKLSKIGFKALYGEGSIEGIRTILVKPQTFMNLSGESVREIVDWYKLPLERLIVIYDDIDLEPGKMRVRPKGSSGTHNGMKSIIYQLQDDSFPRVRIGIGRAPEKWDLADYVLSKFSKEDRQVIDQSIVKAAQAAIMIAQSGTEKAMNSYNK